The Deinococcus aestuarii genome includes the window GCATGGGCCATGTCGCCTCCTTCCCTCGTCGTCATCGGCGGCTCCGCAGGCGCTCTCTCCGCCCTGCTTAAACTCGTCCCGTCCTTACCGACCGATTTCCCCGCCCCCATCCTGCTCGTGGTGCATACCCCCGCCGACCAACCCAGCTACCTCCCACAGGTCCTCAGCCACGCTGGCCCCCTCCCGGCCCGGCACGCCCGGCAGGGTGACCCCCTCGAACCGGGGTCGATTTCCATCGCTCCTCCCGACCATCACCTGCTGGTCGTGGACGATCACCTGCACTTGTCGCGCGGCCCCAAGGAGAACCTGGCCCGCCCCGCCATCGACGTGCTTTTTCGCTCGGCGGCCGAGAGTCACGGTCCAGGGGTCATCGGCGTGATCCTGTCGGGGATGCTCAACGACGGCGCCTCGGGTCTGTGGACTATCGAGCAGTGCGGCGGCCGGACCCTGGTGCAGCACCCGGAGGACGCCGAGTTCCCCGAGATGCCCCTGAGCGCCCTGCGGCGGGTAGCGGCGGACGGGATCGTGCGGGCCCGCGAGATCGGCCCTCATCTAGTGGACTTGCTGCGGGAGATGGCGGTGGAGGGAGGAGGGTCCAGCATGGATGAGGAAGGGCGGCGACGGCTGACGGCGGAAGTGGCGGTGGGGGCCGGGAGGGGCACCTTCGAGAACGGCGCCCTGAGCCAGGGCCCGCCCTCGACCCTCACCTGCCCGGAGTGTCACGGCGTGCTGGGGCAGATCGAGGAGGGAGGGGTGACGCGCTACCGCTGCCACACCGGGCACGCCTTCACCGCCAAGGTGCTGCTCTTGGAGATGCGGCGGGAGACCGAGGCGACCTTGTGGCGTGCCAAGCGCCTGCTGGATGAGCAGGTGATGTTACTCGACCACCTGGGCCAACGCGCGGGGTCGCAGGAGGAGGGGGCCACCCGGCATGAGGAGGCGCGGGTGGCTCGGGAACGGGGAGAGGTACTGCGGCAGTTCACCCAGCGGGCGGAGCTGGAGGAACCGTCACGCCAGTCCGGCGAGTGAAGGGCCTGGCGGGTCTTAGGGGAACGCGAAGCTGCTCTCTCCCAGAGGCCGCGCCCGACGAAGTGGTTCCAGGTAATCCTGCCGGAGGGATGGCCTTCAACGTCAGGGGGTATCCCCGTTCATCCACCCCGAAGCAAAAGGGGTTCGGGCATCGTTCCTCTCCGGGCGTGGGCGGGTCTGCTGCTCCTTTGAATGCCCCTTCATGCCAACCCTCCCTGGGCATGAGTCCCCGTGAATGCTGATTGTTTCTTTTCCTACACCTGGGGCCTCGCCGAACTCTACGTTCTGACCGAACCGGGCCACCAAGAGGTTTCCCGGCGCCACATGTTCCTTTCCCTCACCTGGGCGTCACGGCACCGCCCCTCCAAAGGCCCTCATGGATACTCCCCCTCACCCCGCGGAAGCCCGCCGGGTCGACGAACTGCGCCGCCACCACATCCTCGACACTCCCCCAGATCGCCGGTTTGACCTGATCGCCGAGTCCGCCGCGCGCCTGTACCAGACTCCCATCGCCCTCGTCACCTTCCTCGACGAGACGCGCCAGTGGTTCAAGGCCGCCATTGGCCTGACCCTGCGCGAGACGCCCCGGGCCGTTTCCTTCTGCACCCATGCCCTCGCCACCCTGGACGTCCTGGTCGTTCCCGACGCCGCCCACGACCCGCGCTTCCGGGACAACCCGCTGGTCACCGGCGAGCCCCAGGTGCGGTTTTACGCGGGGGCACCGATTATCACCCGCGGGTACGCGCTCGGCACGGTCTGCGTCCTGGACTGCCAGCCGCGCCCCCTCCCGGCTCAGGAGCTGTGGGCGCTCACCCAGCTCGCCCGGTTGGTGGGCGAACTGCTGGAGCACGGCACGGCCGGAACGCCGTTCGTGCCTGCACCTCGCCCCCCACACCCGCCCGCCGCCTGCGTGGTCGTGGACGCCTGTGGGCAGGTGCTGAGCATGAGTGATCCGGCCCGTGAGGCGTTGAACCTGAGCGGAAACGTCCCTGGGCGGCACGTTCACAATGTCCTGCGGCTGCATTGGGAGGAGGACGCGGCACGCGCGAAGGCAGCGGTCGAAGGGGGGGAACGCTGGACGGGCCGGGCAGTCCTCACGGTGCCGGAGGGGCCGAGCTTTGAGGGACCCGTGTTCCGGGCTCTCGTGACCGTCACGCCCCTGGCCGGACGTGACCACCGCCTCTACCTCTGGAGTGCCGACCGCCTGTCCACCTGACGGCCATCTTGCAGGGAAAGGAGACCGCGTAGGCTGCTGGCGCTCCAGCGTTCTCAGGGGCCACGGCGCCCTGACGCTGGCGGGATCTGCTCCTCCTCCAGCCCGGCGAGGATCGCCCCGCTGGGCCCCATGTCTAGGCACGCGCCGCCTCGGCCTCGCCCTGGGGGGAAGGTACGGGCGGTCTCATAGGACCCTGTGTGGACTGTTCGGCCAGGTGAATCTCTGGCGGTCGTGCCCGGGTTCTCCCTCCAGCACCTGCTCACCGCAAGTGGAACATCATGACGAAGTGTGCGGTCGCTCCCGCGAGCACGAACAGGTGCCACACCTCGTGAAACCCGAACACCCCCGGCCTGAAATCCAACCGCTTCGTCACGTACACCACCGCCCCCAACGTGTACAGCAGGCCACCAACGGTCAGCCACACCAGCGCCGCAGCAGGTAAGGACCGCGCCAGTTGCGGCAGGAAGCCGAGCGCCAGCCAGCCCATGCCCAAGTAGAGCGCCGTGGAAATCCAACGCGGCAGGCGCATCGTGATCAGCTTGAGCAGAATGCCGGTGAAGGCCAGGCCCCATACCAGGCCCAGCAGGCGCCACCGCAGCTCACCCGAGAGCCCGAAGTAGGCGACTGGGGTGTAGCTCCCCGCGATCAACAGGAAGATCGCGCTGTGGTCGAACTTCCGCAGCCACGCCAGGCTTCGCGCCGAGCCGTGGAAGGAGTGGTAGAGCGCGCTCGCCAGGAACAGTAACGCGAAGCTCACCCCGAACACGACGAACGGCCACAGGCTGAGGTCGCGGCGCTGCGCCCACCCAAGCAGCACCGCGAGGAGGGGAAGGGCGAGCACAACCCCCAGCCAGTGGGTGAGGGCGTTGACGGGCTCGCGCAACGTCATGGGCGTTCGGCGCATGGTCTAGCGTAGGAACAGGGGGGCACCCAGAGCAAGGTCAGCGATAAACGCCCGCCTTCTCGGACACCAGGCGCATGGATTTGACTTCGTGTGCATAAGACGCTATGTTAGGAATATCAAAGGCGGCCCAAAGGCCGCCTTTCGCCTGGCCGCCAGCCCTGATCAAGCTCACCGCCGGCGCGTGACGAACGGAATCGAAGAGGGCAACGCTCAGGCAGGCGTTGAAGGCATCTTCCAACGGAAGGGCCTCTGCTGTCCCGAGCCGCCCGGTGCCATCCCCGTGTCAGGGAATACCCCGGGGCCTTCTTGGAGGGAGACGTCCACCTTCTCAAAACGGGCGTGCGAGCGGGTCCATGTCGGCCCCCAACTGGTTCGAGTCCCGTCACCCGCACCTCTCAGACGGAGGGAACCCATCAGGTTCCCTCCGTCTTGTTTGACCACGCCAGGGTGTGGTCGGTGGGTGCCTCCAGCAGCACGCGGCGCACGAAGCGGGTCAGCGTCGCCTCATACACCTCCGGGTCGATGTTCCAGGGCCGCACGTGTTCAGCGCCCTCGACCCGGTGGTAGTCCACGATGTCCGGCCGGGCGTGCGCGAGGCGCTCCACATGCGCCACCGGCACCGTCCGGTCCGCGCTGCCGTGAAACAGCAGCATTGGGGTCGTGAACCGCTCCATCACGCTGTGGTGATCGATGGCATCGAAGTCCTGCCCGCTCTTGAATGTGGTCAGCCACTCCACCATCCCGGCGAAGGGCAGCAGGCGATATCGGCGCGCGTAGTGGCGGATCAGCGTTCGCCACTCCAGCGGCGGAGAATCCAGGATCACGCCGCCGATCAGCGGGGCCAGGGCGGAGTAGCGCAGGAAGGCCAGCGTGATCCCACCCCCCATGCTGAAGCCCATCAGCAGGAGGCGCCGTGCCCCATGCATGCGGGCGTAGTGGACCGCCGCCTCCAGGTCCTCCCATTCCTCGGCGCTCAGGCGGTACACGCCCTGCCGGGTGCGGGGGGCACCGTGGGCGTTGCGGTAGGTAATCGTCAGGCTGCTGATTCCCAGCCGGGCGAAGGTGGGCAGGATGCGCAGGGCGTCTTGCCGTAACCCCTTGTACCCGTGCGTCACGATCACCCAGTCGGTGCCCGCCGCCTCGCCGTCCGGCCCGCCCGGGACCAGCCAGGCGGGCATCGGGCCATGTTCGGCGGGCACCAGCACGTCCTGGTACTTCAACCCCCGTGAGGCGGGCGTGCCCAGGCCGACGGTGCTGGGCCGCACCTCCTGACCGGCCGGCAGCGCGGCTTCCTGCCACTGCACGGCGCGGGTGACCGTGCGGCGGGTCTGCTCCAGGACGGGGCCGAGCTGAGCGAAGTACCGGACGCCCACCGGATCATCCCACTCCAGCCCCAGCACCCCCGCGCGGGTGGTGCCCGAGTTGCGGGTCAGAGTGAAGGAGGTCGGATCGGCGTCTGGCCGGACATCCGGGTCCGGGGTTTCCTGATCGCCCTGCACCTCCAGGACCCGGGTGCGCGGAATACGGCGCCGCACTGCTGGCGCCCAAACCAGCGCGTCGGCGAAGTGCCAGCCCACCCTCAGCACCGCGACGCCAGCCACACCCAGCGCCAGGAGGACCAGGGGCCAGCGTGAGCGGTGAGGCCGCAGGACGAGGCGCATTCGCCGCATAGCCAGAACGATGTCAAACCCGGGGGCAACCCGTCCGGGGAAGTTTAGGCAGAGGAAGCTGGCTGGCTCAGGTGGGAACAGCACAGCCTCCCCTCGCTGACCTCGAACCCGGCCTAATTCTGAAGTTTGCCCTGCATCACGCTGGCGATGGCCTTCCGGGCCCCCTCCAAGTAGGGCTGGGCAGCGGCGTCGACCAGGCCGAGGTCGCTGAGGTACAACTCCGCCTGCATCATGCCAACGTCCACGGCGTCGTCGTGGGCGCGGTTCTGCGTCAGCGTGATGTAGTACCACGTGGAAGCCACTTGACGGACGGACGCGAAAATCATGTTGTCCATGCCTGCTCCTGGTTCTTCGGCCCTGCCGACTTCACGGGCGCGGGAGGAAGGCGAGGTGGCCCTCGAACAGCCGCCGGCTGACCTGGTGGGGCTTTCGCTCGACCAACGTGCCCTGCATGCGGCCATGCTGGGTGGTGACCTGCACCTCACAGCGCCCGGCGTTCTGGGCACACGCCTCGCTCAGGGCCTGGATGTCCGTTTGCAAGGTGCCCTTGGGCGGCTTGTCCGCCTCGGCGAGAATCGTCAGTCGCTTGTTGGGCGCGACTTGGTAGTGGCCGTGGAGGGTCAACATGCCCTCACCGTAGGCGCTCTGCCGCCGTGCAAATGCGGACCCCGACCTTTCGACCTTGACCGCTTGTTGGGATCGGGATGGGGCCGGAACGGTGCGTCAGGCTCAGCCTGCCGACTTGGTGAGCTTGGCCGCTATGTGTCGGCGCTTCCCATCCTAGAATGGGGAGGTAGTTTTCCAAGTACGCAGTGAATAAACGGCGCACGGGGTGATCCACCGTGCGCCGTTTCGTAGGTTGAAATTCGAGGAGTGGAACATGGCGGTAGGTCGAGTGAAGTGGTTCAATGCGGAAAAGGGCTTCGGATTCATCGCGACGGAAGGCAGCGACGACGTGTTCGCGCACTTCAGCGCGATCCAGGGCGCTGGGTTCAAGAAGCTCAACGAGGGCGATGAGGTCGAGTTCGAGGTGGAGTCCGGCCAGCGTGGCAAGGGCCCGCAGGCCAGGAACATCGTGGTCACGAAGGCTGCCCCGGTGAGCGAGTTCGGCAGTCGCCCGGCCCGCCGCGACGACCGCTGGTAAGCCCAGGCTCATGCAGACCAGAGGACCGGCAACGGTCCTCTTTGTTGTGCTTGGAAGCTCGACCGCCGGCTGGGAGAGGAATGGCTCAGGCTTCGTTGCGGACGTGTTCGGCCTGAACAACAGGATTGGCCCACCTGCTCCCGAACTGGTTGGCCCCCCAGCCGGGTGATCACCCGTTATCGGGCCGAAGGCCGTTCCTCCTCAGGCCTGCTGGAGAGCAGGGGAAGCCCTCTGACCAGCGCCGGAGGCTGATCCCCGGGCCTCACCGCCCGTGTGAACTTACCTCCTCGCCCGGCGCCTCCATCCGGGGATGAAGACGGGCTTTACCGGACCCATCCTCGCCGCTTCCTCTGGCGCCCCAGCATGACCCATGCCGTCCCCCCTCGTCGTCATCGGCGGCTCCGCAGGTGCCCTCTCCGCCCTGCTCAAACTCGTGCCGTCCCTGCCCCCCGACTTCCCGGCCCCCATCCTGCTCGTCGTGCACACCCCAGCCGATCAGCCCAGTTACCTCCCGCAGGTGCTGAGCCGGGCCGGACCGCTCCCCGCCCAGCACGCGCGGCACGGTGACCTCCTCGAACCCGGGCGCATCTTCGTCGCGCCCCCCGACCACCACCTGCTGGTGACGGGGGATCACCTGCACCTGTCGCGCGGTCCCCGGGAGAACCTCGCGCGCCCCGCCATCGACGTGCTCTTCCGCTCCGCCGCGGAGGCGTACGGCCCACGGGTCATCGGGGTGCTGCTCAGCGGCATGCTGAACGACGGCACCTCCGGCCTGTGGACCATCCAGCAACTTGGTGGCCGGACCCTCGTGCAGCACCCGGAGGACGCCGAGTACCCCGAGATGCCCCTGAGCGCCCTGCGACACGTGGCGGTGGATCAGACCCTGCGGGCTGGCGAGATCGGGCCGTGCCTGGTGAGCTGGCTTCAGGAGCTGGGCGTGAAGGGAGGAGGATTCAGCCTGGATGAGGAACAGCGGCGACGGGTGACGGCGGAAGTGGCGGTTGTCGCCGGCGACAACACCTTTGAGAACGGTGTCCTGACCCAGGGTCCGCCCTCGACCCTGACCTGCCCGGAGTGTCACGGCGTGCTGGGGCGGGTCTTGGAGGGGGGGTTGACCCGCTTTCGCTGCCACACCGGGCACGCCTTTACGGCCGAGGTGCTGCTCTCGGAGTTGCGGCGTCAGGGCGAGGCCACGCTGTGGAATGCGGCCCGCGTGATGGATGAGCAGGTGATGGTGCTCGACCATTTGAGCCAACGCGGCCAGCCCAATGAGGCAGGGGCGGCTCGGCGGGAGGAGGCGCGGGTGATCCGGGAACGGGGGAACGTCTTGCGCCAGTTCACCCAGCGCGCGGGGGCAGAGGCGTTGGACGAAGCGTCCTCCTAGCACGGGGTTGGGACAGCGGCGGCCCTGGAGGCTCCTGAGGAAACTCACGCCTCCCTGTGTGAAACGCCGCAGGCGACGAAGAGGGAGCAGGTCACCCGGCCGAAAGGGAGCCTCCCCAGGTCAGGGGGTGTCCCCGCTCGTCCACCCCGCGATGCCCGTGTCGGCCAATCACCGGACCTCTGGGCCGAGGCGGGTGGGCGCGGGAACCAAAGGATCAGGAGGGGGCCAGGTACGCCCCCTCCCGCCTCCTGGGATCAGCTCAGCGCTGGGGCGGCCCCTCGGTGGGCCCCCCCAGCTTCACCTGGGTCTGAGCGTGCGGCGCCGGCGTGCTCTGCATCGGGGTACTCGGCACCGGAATGCTCTGTACTGGGGCCGTCCGGCTGCGCCCGGCCAGGCCAGCGAGACCGAGCAGGCCCAGGAGGCCCCAGGGGAAGCTGGGGCCCTGCCGCTCATTGCCGCGCACGCCGTCACTCTCCGAGGTCGTGGTGATGGCGTCATTCTGGGTGCCCGCCGTTCCGGTGGCGGTCGTCGTGTCCGTCGCCGCGCCTGCCGCATCCGTGATGGTTGCGGCGTCGGTGGCCGTGTCGGTGCCCTGGACTTCGTTCCCGGCGGCGCCGTCACTCTCGGTCTGGGTGGTGACGTTGTCGTTCTGCACGTCCGTCGTTCCGGTCGGGGTCGTGGAAGTACCCGTGCTCTGGGCCGAGGCCATGACTGGACCGGCCACCAGGGCCAGCGCGATCTTCTGTACGTTCGGGATCATGGTGCGCTTCTCCTTTGAGGAAGGGGGGACAGGAAGGAATCGTGCGGTCCGCTCAGCTCCGGTGGTCGCGGCCGTCATCGCCAGCCTGGGAGACCCGAACGTCGCCGGTCGGGTTGACGTCCAGCACCTCGCGCCCCACCGTATCGGTGACCGTCTGCTGCTCGGTCACGCTGCGCTTGCCGACCTCGACCTCCTCGGTCACGTACGCCTGCTTGCTCACGTTCGCCCGCTCGGCCTCCAACTCCACCCGCACCGTCTGCCCCGCGCTGCTCAGGAACGCGTCGCCCTCGACCGGGCGCGCGTCCGTCACCGCATGGCGTTCGATCACGACCTCCTCGCGCTGGAGGGGGACGGCCACGCTCTCCTGACGGGTCTCGACATGCTTGCCGATCTCAACCTGTCCGGCGAGGTACCGCTCCTTGTTCACCAACAGGCGCTCCTCGAGGAGCTGGAGACGGCCCGGTGTCTTGAACATCCGGTCGGTGGTGTCCTCGTCGCGGGAGTGGTAGGTGGACCCCGTGCCCGCCGCCACTCCCGCCGTCGTGGGTACCGTATCGGCGGTGGCGGCGGCCAGGTTGCTGCCGCGCAGGACGCGCTCGTCGCTGCTCTGGAGGTCGAAGGTGTACTCCTCGTCGGAGCGGTAGCGGTGCATGGAGGCGAGCTGACCGGCCGTGAGGTCGTCGAAATGAACCCCGTCATCCTCGATGCGGGCCAGCCCGATGGGGAGGAGCCGGGCACCCTCCAGGCTCCCCCCATCGTCAATCATCAGGTAACGGATCTTGCCGTAGGTGTCGTCCACCAAGGCGTCGCGAACAGTGCCCAGGCGCTGCCCACTGCTTCCGTAGGCGGTCGCGCCGACCGGGTTGTACAGCCCCGCGTCCTGGAAGTCTTCGGCGTGGCGGCTGGAGATATCAGACAGTCGGTGCAGATGTGGCATGCGTACTCCTTGCGAGAATCGGGTTCTCGTCCTGGGGCAGTCTCGGGGTTGAGTGTCCGGCTTCCCTGAGAAAGTTGAAAAGGCCGCGGCCGTTTCCAAAGGTTCGTTGAAGTGTTCCGTAAGAAGACGTTGAGAGAAGAGAGGGCCTCCGCATCTGAACGCCGTGCGGGGAGAATTCCCTACTTTCCTGATGGGCCTCAACGATGTTCCGCAACCAGGCTGGGCGGCGGCGGGAGCGCAAACTCACCACTTAGGCCACAGATGGGGAGGGTGAGTGCCGGCACGGGCAACGTCACCTGGACGCCCAGCTTCAGCAGGAACCATGAGGAGGCGAGCGGTGGGCCGGTCGCCGAGGTCAGGTGGCGCCGGCTGAGCGTTTGTGTTCGCGTGGCGACCCGCTTGGCCCCACGCCGTGAACCTGGATGCGTTCGCCGCATGGTGGGCAATGGGCCATCCCCGGGCTGAACGAGTCAGGGAGGGTTGAGGCAGAGAGCACCTGGCGAGGCCAGGTGGGAAGGATCGGGCCGTCTCCGGCCGTTCCGCTGTCCCCAGCCGGAAGGCCACTCAGGAACTGTATCCGCCGCCCGGCTCCTCCAGCACGGTCAGGATTGCCACGGCCAGGCCACGCGCGCAGGACCGCGCCTCCTGGCCCTCGTCGAGGGAGCAGGCCCGGGCGGTCTCACCGCTGAACCGTGGGCAGGGGGCAGACCACCGGGCGCCGCTCGCGTGCCGCGTGGCCCAGGCATCGTTCCGGCAATAGGCGATGGGCAGACGGCGCCTGTTCGCCAGGACATGTACGTTGAGGAATGAATTTACAAGACATCGCTGTCCACGGTGCATGGCGCGCCCTGGTCACCCTGGGGCTGCGCCGTGATCTGGAGCGGCTGGAAGCCCAGGGCGTCGAGTTCTTCTGGCGCTCTGCGGGCGAGTTGCCCGCGGGGACCTACCTCTTCGGCGCCAGGCTGGACGGCGTGCTGCTGGCCTCGCACGACGGCTCGGAAATGCCCCGGCAGGCCATCAGCGAGGTCATCCTGGGTGCGATGACGGCCCGTAGCATGTTCGTGACGCCGAAGGCAAGCTCTTTCCGGGTCCAGGGCCGATGATGCCCCCTACCCACGACGAGAAAGGAGGTCCGTGATGGACCGCATGACCTGCGCTTCCGTCCGCCCGGTGGGTTCGGCGCGGGACTCCATCGTCCGGACGCCGAGCCGGTCGCATGACGCGCTGGACGTGGGCCTGATGCAGCCCGGGATTTCCCTGAGTGACCTGGGCCTGGTGGACGCGGCGGCCCAACCCGACCTGGAGGGGGCGCGCACGGCCACGCCATCGTCATGCAGGGACGGCTCCACAAGGAAGCACCACGATCAGGCGTGCTCGTCCAGCAGGACGACCGCGCCCCAACCAGAGGTTCGAGCATGCCATTTTCCACACTGACGTTACGCTGGATGCCGGGAACCACGGACCGGGTCCGCTTCGAGAAGGGGGGCCGCACCTTCACCGTGTTGCTACGGGATGTGCAGCGCCCGGATGTCCACAGCCTCAGTGCGCTGTATCTCAAGGGCAGCGTGACGCTCGGGGTGACCCGGGTCCATCTGTCCGACCTGATGGGGCCGCTGAGGCAGCACGTCACCGCTGAAGCGGCGGGGACCCCGGCGGGCGCCTGGGTGGCGGCGGGGGGCCTGACGGCGGATGAACCGCAGGATGAGGCGTCCAGTGAACGCGCTTCACCTCAGCCCGGGAGGCGTTGACGAGGGCACGGCAGAAAGGCCCGGCTCCACCAGCCCGCGTTGAGGGAGCTGATCAAGAAGCTTGACCGACGGCCTGGGCCAGTTCTCCAGCTCCAATCTCTGGAAGGACCTGGAGCACGAAGCGCGCGAGGATCGCCCCGCTCTGGGCCGATGTTCCAGGGCCGCACATGTGCGGCCCCCTCGACCCGGTGGTCCTCCACGGTGTCCGGCCCGGCAGGCGCCAGCCGCTCCACGTGCGCGACCCGCATCAGGCGGTCCGCACCGCCGTGGAGCAGCATGGGCGTGGTGAACCGGTCCATCACGCTGTGGGGGTCGGTGGCGTCGAGCTCCTGCCCGCTCTTCAGCACGGTCGACCACGCCACCGTCCCGGCCAGCGGCAACAGCCGGTCACGCCGGGCGTCGTGCCGGATCAGGGAGCGCCATTCCAGCGGCGGGGCATCGAGGACCACCCCGCGAGGAAGGCGCAGCGGTACCGCAACAAGGCTAGGGTGAGGCCGCCCCCCCGTAGAAAAGCCCAGCAGCCGTCGCCGCCCGCCACACGCGCGGGCGGAGCACACCGCTGCTTCCAGGTCCATTTCTGGGCGCTGAGGCGCTACACGCCCTGCTGGGTCCGGGGCGCGCCGTGCGCGTTGCGGTCAGTGATGGTCAAGCTCGACAGGCCCAGCCGGGCGAAGGTCGGCAGGATGCGCAGGGCGTTCTGGCGCGTCCCCTTGTTCCCGTGCGTCACGATCACCCCGTCGGTGCCCGCCGCCTCACCGTCCGGGCCTACGGGCCGTGTCCAGCCGGCACCAGCACGTCATGCTTCAGTCCCCGTGAAGCCGGGGAGCCCAGGCCGCCGGTGCTGGACCGCATCGCCTGACCCATCCGCCGCCTGCCACTGCACGGCGCGGATGACCGTGCGGCGGGTCTGCTCCAAGACTGGACCGAGCTGGGCGAACGACCGGACGCCCGCCGGGTCATCCCACTCCAGCCCCTGCACCTCCGCGCGGGTGGTGCCCGGGGTGCGGTCAGGGTGAGCCGGGTCGGGTGGGCGGTGGGCTGACCATCAGGGTTGGGGTCTGCTGATCGCCTTGGACCTGAGGACGTGGATGGGCGGAACCCACCGCCGCACCGGCGGTGCCCACACCAGAGCGTGGGCGAGCTGTCAACCTACCCCGAGCACCGCGACTCCAGTCTGGCCCAGTGCCAGGAGGACCCGGGGGAGGCGTGAGCGTTGAGGCCGTGAAGCTGAAGGCGGACGCTTCACCCTTGAAAAGGTGCCGTACCCGGGGCGAAGGCGTTCGGGAAGTTCAGGCAGGGGGAACCTGGCTGGCTCAGGCGGGAGGCAACCCGGCAGGGAAGATCGGGCCGCCTCAGGCTGTTTCACTGGCCCCAGCCGGGAGGCCGCTCAGGAACTGTATCCGCCGCCCGGCTCCTCCAGCACGGCGAGGATCGCCACCGCCAGGCCCCGCGCGTAGGCCCGCGCCTCCTCGCTCTCGTCGAGGGGGAAGGCCCGCGCCGTCTCATAGCTTTTTTTGCGGACGCAGTACCCCAGCACTTCCCAGTGCGGGGCGTCAAAGGCGGGCGGATGGAACAGGTAGACGACCCCCTGCACCTCGCTCTCCTCGCCGTCCTCCAATTCGACGTGCGCCAGACCGAACGCCGTGGCGTGGTTGTGTGGTTCTTCCCGCTCGGGCAGTCCCTCGATAGGTGCGAACGAGGCCTCGACCACCGGCGGGAAGTCGCATTCCTGATGCCACGTCACCGTCCGTCCTCTGTCTCCAGGTGCGGGGCGGTCGCCTGGAGGACCGCCCGCGCGCGCTGAAGAACACGCTCGCGCTCGGCAGCGCCAAAGTGCTCGGGCGCGGCCAGGATGTGCATCAGTTCCTCGACGACCTGGCGCAGCTCGCGTCCCTGCGCCGCCGTGAGGCCGCGTCCACGCCCCAGGCCCTCGGGAGCAGCGCCTTCCGGGCGGCTGGGAGGGTCTTCTTGCCCGGCCACCCTCACCTCCCGGTTCATCGGATCACGGTGACGGGCACGCCGACCGTCAGGCTGCTCCAGGCCCGGTCGGCGGTGAAGGCGGGGACCCCGAGGCGTTGCGCCAGGGCCAGGCAGGCCCGGTCCCCCAGGCTGAGCCCTTGCGCTTGGGTCGGCACGCGCAACTCGGCCGTCACCACCGCGTCCGCATCCCCATAGGGCTCGACCTGCAACCCCTCGATGCGGAGGTCGCGCGCTGTCGCCCGCACGTCTCCGCCACGCTCGCCCACCTTGCTCAACACCTCGGCGAAGTTCACTGCACTGATGATCGGCTCATCCTCGAAGGCCGCGTCCACCTGCTCCGCTCCCGGCTCGCGCCGAAGCCAGGCGATTACGGCGCTGGCATCCAGGACGATCACTCGTCCGCCTCACGCCGGGAGGCCTCCCGGCGGTCCTGCAACAACTCATCGGTTAAACTCACGTCCTTAGAGGCGAGCTGAGCACCCAGGGCGAAGAGGCGTGACCGGGCCTCTCCTTTCCGCTCCATCACGATGCGCTCGCCGTCCAGGTACAGGACGAATTCGCCTCCCTCCGGGATGTTGAGTCGTTCGCGGACCTGGAAGGGCACGACGACTCGCCCCTGGGCGTTCATCTTCACTTCGTAGGCGGACTTGGCGGTCATGCTGTCATTGTACCAAGCTGCGTGCCACTCAGTTTTCAAAGCTGTCATTCCTAATTTTTTCTGCTAAGTCACCTTATCAAAAGGGTATAATTCTTACGAGTAGGGGAGAGCTGGGAGTAGAATGAGAGTAAGGAGGTACAGTGATGGGACGAACAGTGCTAACAAGTAAGGGACAGGTGACGATCCCAGCGAACGTTCGGGAAGCGTTGGGACTCGGTGCTGGCGACCAACTGCTGATCGAGCTTCAGGAGGGCGGGTTCTCCGCCAAAGTCGTGAAGAAGACGAGGGTGAGTGAGTTGCGGGGGATGTTCGCCGGGCCGCCGCTGCCCGAGAAGGAAGAACTGCGGGAGAGCATCGGGCGTGAACTCGGGGAAGAGCTGGAGCGTTCCCCTTGAACCTGTGGCTGGATGCCAACGCCATCCTGCGCTTCCTCGTCAACGACCACGAGGAGCACGCCCGGCGGGTCGAGGGCC containing:
- a CDS encoding chemotaxis protein CheB; amino-acid sequence: MSPPSLVVIGGSAGALSALLKLVPSLPTDFPAPILLVVHTPADQPSYLPQVLSHAGPLPARHARQGDPLEPGSISIAPPDHHLLVVDDHLHLSRGPKENLARPAIDVLFRSAAESHGPGVIGVILSGMLNDGASGLWTIEQCGGRTLVQHPEDAEFPEMPLSALRRVAADGIVRAREIGPHLVDLLREMAVEGGGSSMDEEGRRRLTAEVAVGAGRGTFENGALSQGPPSTLTCPECHGVLGQIEEGGVTRYRCHTGHAFTAKVLLLEMRRETEATLWRAKRLLDEQVMLLDHLGQRAGSQEEGATRHEEARVARERGEVLRQFTQRAELEEPSRQSGE
- a CDS encoding GAF domain-containing protein gives rise to the protein MDTPPHPAEARRVDELRRHHILDTPPDRRFDLIAESAARLYQTPIALVTFLDETRQWFKAAIGLTLRETPRAVSFCTHALATLDVLVVPDAAHDPRFRDNPLVTGEPQVRFYAGAPIITRGYALGTVCVLDCQPRPLPAQELWALTQLARLVGELLEHGTAGTPFVPAPRPPHPPAACVVVDACGQVLSMSDPAREALNLSGNVPGRHVHNVLRLHWEEDAARAKAAVEGGERWTGRAVLTVPEGPSFEGPVFRALVTVTPLAGRDHRLYLWSADRLST
- the trhA gene encoding PAQR family membrane homeostasis protein TrhA gives rise to the protein MRRTPMTLREPVNALTHWLGVVLALPLLAVLLGWAQRRDLSLWPFVVFGVSFALLFLASALYHSFHGSARSLAWLRKFDHSAIFLLIAGSYTPVAYFGLSGELRWRLLGLVWGLAFTGILLKLITMRLPRWISTALYLGMGWLALGFLPQLARSLPAAALVWLTVGGLLYTLGAVVYVTKRLDFRPGVFGFHEVWHLFVLAGATAHFVMMFHLR
- a CDS encoding alpha/beta hydrolase, which gives rise to MRRMRLVLRPHRSRWPLVLLALGVAGVAVLRVGWHFADALVWAPAVRRRIPRTRVLEVQGDQETPDPDVRPDADPTSFTLTRNSGTTRAGVLGLEWDDPVGVRYFAQLGPVLEQTRRTVTRAVQWQEAALPAGQEVRPSTVGLGTPASRGLKYQDVLVPAEHGPMPAWLVPGGPDGEAAGTDWVIVTHGYKGLRQDALRILPTFARLGISSLTITYRNAHGAPRTRQGVYRLSAEEWEDLEAAVHYARMHGARRLLLMGFSMGGGITLAFLRYSALAPLIGGVILDSPPLEWRTLIRHYARRYRLLPFAGMVEWLTTFKSGQDFDAIDHHSVMERFTTPMLLFHGSADRTVPVAHVERLAHARPDIVDYHRVEGAEHVRPWNIDPEVYEATLTRFVRRVLLEAPTDHTLAWSNKTEGT
- a CDS encoding cold-shock protein, whose product is MAVGRVKWFNAEKGFGFIATEGSDDVFAHFSAIQGAGFKKLNEGDEVEFEVESGQRGKGPQARNIVVTKAAPVSEFGSRPARRDDRW
- a CDS encoding chemotaxis protein CheB encodes the protein MPSPLVVIGGSAGALSALLKLVPSLPPDFPAPILLVVHTPADQPSYLPQVLSRAGPLPAQHARHGDLLEPGRIFVAPPDHHLLVTGDHLHLSRGPRENLARPAIDVLFRSAAEAYGPRVIGVLLSGMLNDGTSGLWTIQQLGGRTLVQHPEDAEYPEMPLSALRHVAVDQTLRAGEIGPCLVSWLQELGVKGGGFSLDEEQRRRVTAEVAVVAGDNTFENGVLTQGPPSTLTCPECHGVLGRVLEGGLTRFRCHTGHAFTAEVLLSELRRQGEATLWNAARVMDEQVMVLDHLSQRGQPNEAGAARREEARVIRERGNVLRQFTQRAGAEALDEASS
- a CDS encoding WGxxGxxG-CTERM domain-containing protein codes for the protein MIPNVQKIALALVAGPVMASAQSTGTSTTPTGTTDVQNDNVTTQTESDGAAGNEVQGTDTATDAATITDAAGAATDTTTATGTAGTQNDAITTTSESDGVRGNERQGPSFPWGLLGLLGLAGLAGRSRTAPVQSIPVPSTPMQSTPAPHAQTQVKLGGPTEGPPQR